Proteins from one Nakamurella multipartita DSM 44233 genomic window:
- a CDS encoding MerR family transcriptional regulator — MRISELSRASGVPTATIKYYLREKLLHEGVLTSATQARYDRTHVDRLRLIRALLGPGGLSVAKVRPVLEAIDHADEPSNELLGVAHCALVAPADPDRDLSRVTAILQRWGWAAAAKDRDSQAALLDALEAIDAAGFTMPPEALDGYAQAMLQVATMELAHLPTESPAEAVRYVVLGTVLNEPLILALRRLAEQHVSTERFAGPDLPDGD; from the coding sequence GTGCGCATCTCCGAGTTGTCCCGGGCCAGCGGGGTCCCGACGGCGACGATCAAGTACTACCTGCGCGAGAAGCTGCTGCACGAGGGAGTTCTCACCTCGGCGACGCAGGCCCGGTACGACCGGACGCACGTCGACCGGCTGCGCCTGATCCGGGCGCTGCTGGGACCGGGCGGGCTGTCGGTGGCCAAGGTGCGGCCGGTGCTCGAGGCCATCGACCACGCGGACGAGCCCAGCAACGAGCTGCTCGGGGTGGCCCACTGCGCCCTGGTGGCACCGGCCGACCCGGACCGGGACCTGTCCCGGGTGACCGCGATCCTGCAGCGCTGGGGGTGGGCGGCCGCGGCCAAGGACCGGGACAGCCAGGCGGCGCTGCTGGACGCGTTGGAGGCGATCGACGCCGCCGGCTTCACCATGCCGCCCGAGGCCCTGGACGGCTACGCGCAGGCGATGCTGCAGGTCGCCACCATGGAGCTCGCGCACCTGCCCACCGAGTCACCCGCGGAGGCCGTGCGGTACGTCGTGCTGGGCACCGTGCTCAACGAACCGCTGATCCTGGCCCTGCGCCGGTTGGCCGAACAGCACGTCTCGACCGAACGGTTCGCCGGCCCGGACCTGCCGGACGGTGACTGA
- a CDS encoding PASTA domain-containing protein translates to MTGRYEIGDEVGRGATSVVHRGRDLRLQRDVAIKVLRADRHQDPAFRARLRQQAAAAAVLNHPGIVAVYDTGELPPEDEHAGDPFIVTEWVDGRTLRAELDADGPPPIDRTVALVSEVCRALDFSHKQGILHRAVRAENVMLARDGDRESVKVMDFGMPTTFAPAGNMPAGRRAGPAGAAPDLPAWAAGSLAPEQVRGEPLDARTDVYGAGCLLYELLTGTVPFTGDDAVAVAVRVAGEPVRPPGELAPSVPAELDAVVLTALAKDPLDRYQSAADLRADLARVRVGTPALAAVGAARPGPVGSPPLLAPPTRNRRVDEGEPAPPPRSRRVAAAVGFGIVSALALAAAIWLTMSVLGTPPPARPIAVPDLSGMPLDQARQVLADKGLTAGAVTQADSSAADVGKVVQQRPSGLTQVVGGSPVALVVGRGVSSVALPDLAGLTPDQARSALSAVGLTYAEQQQPSADPDRGKVLAQSPAAHLAAPPGSTVIVTVGTGLTLVTVPDGIVGVGVEEATAILTGAGLSAVGVEQDGVQPRGVVIGTDSAPGQRVPEGSPITLNYSNNALMVMPSLVGRGRDAAAGLLQDQGWAGDASTIGTTSAPAPSPNLIGAIVSQQPAAGSVVPKLGTPVSVGVGVKQITMPALVGRTRAEAQNLLRAAGATAVTVTDAGPPPRGKSGRVASQSVPAGTAITADTAVVIAIYG, encoded by the coding sequence GTGACGGGCCGGTACGAGATCGGGGACGAGGTCGGGCGGGGCGCCACGTCGGTGGTGCACCGCGGTCGTGACCTGCGCCTGCAGCGCGACGTCGCGATCAAGGTGCTGCGAGCCGATCGCCACCAGGACCCGGCGTTCCGGGCCCGGCTCCGGCAGCAGGCGGCCGCGGCCGCCGTGCTCAATCACCCCGGGATCGTCGCGGTCTACGACACCGGCGAGCTGCCACCCGAGGACGAGCACGCCGGCGACCCGTTCATCGTCACCGAATGGGTGGACGGCCGGACCCTGCGCGCGGAACTGGACGCCGACGGTCCCCCGCCGATCGACCGGACCGTCGCCCTGGTCTCGGAAGTCTGCCGCGCCCTTGACTTTTCGCACAAGCAGGGCATCCTGCACCGGGCGGTACGCGCAGAGAACGTGATGCTGGCGCGCGACGGCGACCGGGAGTCGGTCAAGGTCATGGACTTCGGCATGCCGACCACCTTCGCGCCGGCCGGGAACATGCCCGCCGGCCGCCGCGCCGGGCCGGCCGGGGCGGCCCCGGATCTGCCCGCCTGGGCGGCCGGATCACTGGCCCCGGAACAGGTTCGGGGCGAACCGCTCGATGCCCGCACCGATGTGTACGGCGCCGGCTGCCTGCTCTACGAACTGCTCACCGGGACGGTCCCGTTCACCGGCGACGACGCGGTCGCGGTCGCGGTGCGGGTCGCCGGGGAACCGGTCCGGCCGCCCGGTGAGCTGGCGCCGTCGGTGCCGGCCGAGCTGGACGCGGTGGTGCTGACCGCGCTGGCCAAGGACCCGCTGGACCGCTACCAGTCGGCCGCCGATCTGCGGGCCGACCTGGCCCGGGTCCGGGTCGGGACCCCGGCCCTGGCCGCCGTCGGCGCGGCCCGGCCCGGGCCGGTCGGTTCGCCGCCACTGCTCGCCCCGCCGACCCGCAACCGGCGCGTGGACGAGGGCGAACCGGCCCCGCCACCCCGCTCCCGTCGGGTCGCCGCCGCGGTCGGGTTCGGCATCGTCAGCGCCCTGGCCCTGGCCGCCGCGATCTGGTTGACCATGAGCGTGCTCGGCACCCCGCCGCCGGCCCGGCCGATCGCCGTGCCCGACCTGTCCGGGATGCCGCTGGATCAGGCCCGGCAGGTCCTGGCCGACAAGGGACTGACCGCCGGCGCGGTGACCCAGGCCGATTCGAGTGCCGCCGACGTCGGAAAGGTGGTGCAGCAGCGGCCTTCCGGGCTGACCCAGGTGGTCGGTGGGTCACCGGTGGCGCTGGTCGTCGGCCGCGGCGTCAGCTCGGTCGCGCTGCCCGACCTGGCCGGGTTGACCCCGGATCAGGCCCGGTCCGCCCTGTCCGCGGTGGGCCTGACCTACGCCGAGCAGCAGCAGCCGTCCGCCGACCCGGACCGAGGCAAGGTGCTGGCCCAGTCCCCCGCCGCGCACCTGGCGGCCCCGCCGGGCAGCACGGTGATCGTCACCGTCGGCACCGGCCTGACCCTGGTCACCGTGCCCGACGGCATCGTCGGGGTCGGCGTGGAGGAGGCGACCGCTATCCTGACCGGCGCCGGCCTGAGCGCGGTCGGCGTCGAACAGGACGGCGTCCAGCCCCGCGGGGTCGTCATCGGCACCGACTCGGCGCCCGGGCAGCGGGTGCCCGAAGGCAGCCCGATCACCTTGAACTACTCGAACAACGCGCTGATGGTGATGCCGTCGCTGGTCGGCCGGGGTCGGGACGCCGCCGCCGGACTGCTGCAGGACCAGGGCTGGGCCGGTGACGCCAGCACGATCGGGACGACCTCCGCGCCGGCCCCGTCGCCGAACCTGATCGGCGCGATCGTCAGCCAACAGCCGGCCGCCGGGTCCGTGGTGCCCAAGCTCGGCACACCGGTGTCCGTGGGCGTCGGGGTCAAGCAGATCACCATGCCGGCCCTGGTCGGGCGCACCCGGGCCGAGGCGCAGAACCTGCTCCGGGCGGCCGGCGCCACCGCGGTCACCGTCACCGACGCCGGCCCGCCACCCCGGGGCAAGAGCGGCCGAGTGGCCAGCCAGTCGGTGCCCG
- a CDS encoding CBS domain-containing protein, translating into MTSPRTAQPTDPVTRIMTTSVATIDAGASWAQALAELVGNQIGAVVLIDDNERIGLVSERDLIYALAQGEVDLQTRQVEEIATFDLIWAPADTSIAQAGSMMVDAEIRHLPVGDGHEVLGMISARDVLEVLVAAQRASLAGAR; encoded by the coding sequence ATGACCAGTCCACGCACCGCGCAACCCACCGATCCGGTCACCCGGATCATGACCACGTCGGTGGCCACCATCGACGCCGGCGCCAGTTGGGCGCAGGCGTTGGCCGAGCTGGTGGGCAACCAGATCGGTGCCGTCGTGCTGATCGACGACAACGAGCGCATCGGGCTGGTCTCCGAACGCGACCTGATCTATGCCCTCGCGCAGGGCGAGGTCGACCTCCAGACCCGGCAGGTCGAGGAGATCGCCACCTTCGACCTGATCTGGGCGCCGGCCGACACCTCGATCGCGCAGGCCGGGTCGATGATGGTGGACGCCGAGATCCGGCACCTGCCGGTGGGTGACGGGCATGAGGTCCTGGGGATGATCTCGGCCCGGGACGTGCTCGAGGTCCTGGTGGCCGCCCAGCGCGCGTCGCTGGCCGGCGCGCGCTGA
- a CDS encoding ANTAR domain-containing response regulator → MGIERTGGPTLPPGLPSEQAREVRRAVVCERDELTRRSITGILAEDGFEVVGDTAEPADAVGLIRDRRPDVVVAGIAPGSADLLALAEITALRIAPVVVLATDSTPEQIAGARDAGALAYLTKPPSRAAVIPAVEVAIARYAEMRRLAADVEAASRRLESRKLIDRAKGLLMTHRRMTEPEAFRWIQRTAMDRRKASAVIAAQVVAELGEAPQHRAAS, encoded by the coding sequence ATGGGCATCGAGCGGACGGGCGGGCCGACCCTGCCCCCAGGGCTGCCTTCGGAGCAGGCTCGGGAAGTCCGGCGAGCCGTGGTGTGCGAGCGCGACGAGCTGACCCGACGCAGTATCACCGGCATCCTGGCCGAGGACGGATTCGAGGTGGTCGGCGACACGGCCGAGCCCGCCGACGCGGTCGGCCTCATCCGCGATCGTCGACCGGATGTGGTGGTCGCCGGGATCGCCCCCGGTTCGGCCGACCTGCTGGCCCTGGCCGAGATCACGGCGCTGCGCATCGCGCCGGTCGTCGTGCTGGCCACCGATTCCACGCCGGAGCAGATCGCCGGGGCCCGCGACGCCGGGGCGCTGGCCTACCTGACCAAGCCGCCGAGCCGGGCCGCGGTCATCCCGGCGGTCGAGGTGGCCATCGCGCGCTACGCCGAGATGCGCCGGTTGGCCGCCGATGTCGAGGCCGCGAGTCGGCGACTGGAATCGCGCAAGCTGATCGACCGGGCCAAGGGACTGCTGATGACCCATCGGCGGATGACCGAGCCCGAGGCCTTCCGCTGGATCCAGCGGACCGCCATGGACCGGCGCAAGGCCTCGGCCGTCATCGCCGCCCAGGTCGTGGCCGAGCTGGGCGAGGCACCCCAGCACCGCGCCGCGTCCTGA
- a CDS encoding class I SAM-dependent methyltransferase, with protein MTQAPAQSAVKRKHRAMWAFGNYDAVATEVVGGLGPVLVAAAGIGPGQRVLDVAAGSGNASIPAAETGAAVTASDLTPELLDIGERRAAERSLELTWVEADAEFLPFGDSEFDVVTSCVGVMFAPFHQPVADELLRVTRPGGTIALINWTPEGFIGQMFGVMRGFVPAPPPGAQPGPLWGTETHVRVLFGDLVSELTAERRRLTVDRFADAEQFRDYFKQYYGPTIAAYRTVADDPARTAELDRALAELARSAGADTGRMEWEYLLVTARRAG; from the coding sequence ATGACGCAGGCACCTGCGCAGAGCGCGGTCAAGCGCAAGCACCGGGCGATGTGGGCGTTCGGCAACTACGACGCCGTGGCCACCGAGGTCGTCGGTGGGCTGGGGCCGGTGCTCGTAGCGGCGGCCGGCATCGGACCCGGGCAGCGGGTGCTGGACGTCGCCGCGGGGTCGGGCAACGCGAGCATCCCGGCGGCCGAGACCGGGGCTGCGGTCACCGCCAGCGACCTGACGCCCGAGCTGCTGGACATTGGGGAGCGGCGGGCGGCCGAGCGGTCGCTGGAGCTGACCTGGGTGGAGGCCGACGCCGAGTTCCTGCCGTTCGGCGACAGCGAGTTCGACGTCGTCACCTCCTGCGTCGGGGTGATGTTCGCGCCCTTCCACCAGCCGGTCGCCGACGAGCTGCTGCGGGTGACCCGCCCGGGCGGCACCATCGCCCTGATCAACTGGACCCCGGAGGGCTTCATCGGGCAGATGTTCGGCGTCATGCGCGGATTCGTTCCGGCGCCGCCGCCCGGCGCGCAGCCCGGCCCGCTGTGGGGGACCGAGACCCACGTCCGCGTGCTGTTCGGCGATCTGGTCAGCGAGCTGACCGCCGAACGACGACGGCTCACCGTGGACCGGTTCGCCGATGCCGAGCAGTTCCGGGACTACTTCAAGCAGTACTACGGCCCGACCATCGCCGCCTACCGCACGGTCGCCGACGATCCCGCCCGGACCGCGGAGCTGGACCGGGCCCTGGCCGAACTGGCCCGGTCGGCCGGGGCCGACACCGGCCGCATGGAGTGGGAGTACCTGCTCGTCACGGCCCGTCGGGCCGGCTGA
- a CDS encoding alpha/beta fold hydrolase translates to MPASFRAGNPHQQIRFCRAADGVRIAYAVHGTGPPLLISTCWLSHLQHDWESPVWRHFLSDLGEFATVIRFDERGHGLSDWDVTDFSLEARLGDLAAVADDAGFPTFALMAMAQGGPVAITYAHRYPGRVTRLVFYDSYADPLHGMTDDDIELEDAFEHIIKAGWGRPESTFRRVFSTQMIPDATEEQLGWLDELLRVSVSPRTAVLARQQRKGADASALMPQLTAPTLVLHSLRDRMNSFAHARHLSTGIPGARLVPLDSGNHILLADEPAWPQFVTAVRDFLADDRESAPAPARVPLAQVLSGRELQVLGLAAQGRDNDEIARRLTLSVRTVERHLQNIYAKLEVQGKSARTAAVARLLSG, encoded by the coding sequence GTGCCCGCTTCGTTCCGGGCGGGCAACCCGCATCAGCAGATCAGGTTCTGCCGGGCCGCCGACGGTGTGCGCATCGCCTATGCGGTGCATGGCACCGGCCCCCCGTTGCTGATCTCCACCTGCTGGCTCTCCCATCTGCAGCACGATTGGGAGAGCCCGGTCTGGCGGCACTTCCTGTCCGACCTCGGCGAGTTTGCGACCGTGATCCGGTTCGACGAGCGGGGCCACGGCCTGTCCGATTGGGACGTCACCGACTTCTCGCTTGAGGCTCGGCTCGGAGATCTGGCGGCCGTCGCCGACGACGCCGGCTTTCCCACGTTCGCGCTGATGGCGATGGCGCAAGGGGGTCCGGTGGCGATCACGTACGCGCACCGGTACCCGGGCCGGGTCACCCGGCTGGTGTTCTACGACAGCTACGCCGACCCGCTGCACGGCATGACCGACGACGACATCGAGCTGGAGGACGCGTTCGAGCACATCATCAAGGCGGGCTGGGGCCGGCCGGAGAGCACCTTCCGGCGAGTGTTCAGCACGCAGATGATCCCGGACGCGACCGAGGAGCAGCTCGGCTGGCTGGACGAGCTGCTCCGGGTGTCGGTGTCCCCGCGCACCGCTGTGCTCGCCCGGCAACAACGCAAGGGGGCCGACGCCAGTGCCCTGATGCCGCAGCTGACGGCACCCACCCTGGTCCTGCATTCGTTGCGGGACCGGATGAACAGCTTCGCGCACGCGCGCCATCTGTCGACCGGCATCCCCGGCGCCCGGCTGGTGCCGCTGGACAGCGGCAACCACATCCTGCTGGCCGACGAACCGGCCTGGCCACAGTTCGTCACCGCGGTGCGCGATTTCCTCGCCGACGACCGCGAGTCCGCCCCGGCCCCGGCGAGAGTGCCGCTGGCCCAGGTGCTCTCCGGTCGCGAACTGCAGGTGTTGGGCCTGGCGGCGCAGGGCCGGGACAACGACGAGATCGCCCGCCGCCTCACGCTGAGCGTGCGCACCGTCGAACGGCACCTGCAGAACATCTACGCGAAGCTGGAGGTGCAGGGAAAGTCGGCCCGCACGGCCGCGGTCGCCCGATTGCTGTCCGGCTGA
- the treS gene encoding maltose alpha-D-glucosyltransferase, translating to MTDSGQDAAALADPQIQDSTESDESPTATEISFDEHFYPARPRALGPRARLNHLSEAPPPFAADARNHAYVEWLENMSMLGDANNVARQLSGQAGMWLNPYAYPNPRSAVDRASVWFTAYPLSLISAPGQSYLAALGEEGLWTAFEQIGVEAVHIGPVKRAGGISGWDYTASVDGHFDRISMALDPLFGTEKDFRVMCAEALAHDGVIIDDIVPGHTGKGADFRLAEMNHKDYPGIYHMVDIPEEDWHLLPDVPPGQDSVNIDQATEKALQETGYIIGQMQRVIFYEPGVKETNWSATRAVRDTTGKFRRWVYLHYFKSGQPSINWLDPTCSGMRLVLGDAMHSLVDLGSAGLRLDANGFLGVEKSAEEQPAWSEGHPLSQAANQLIGSMVRKVGGFTFQELNLTMDDIKATSKDGPDLSYDFVTRPAYHHAFVTGDTGFLRLTLREAMKIGIDQASLVHALQNHDEMTYELVHFATKHKDETYTLGGREFLGSDLAEHIRQTLRDKITEPAASYNLVFTQNGIACTTASIIAATQGLADPAAATDEQVEQIRRGHLLLAMFNALQPGVFALSGWDLAGNVTLDPAQVQSLIREGDTRWIHRGAHDLMGANPAATASTSGMPKARSLYGSLPDQLADPASFARQLGRVLAVRKQLGIATGALLEVIEAADPEVLAMVNWTASGLIQLTVLNFSGTDLVAEIASDHLEPGCAVVDGLDESYRAVVDADRHLSVPLAAYQGRALVVEPAAAPSESAPVSG from the coding sequence GTGACCGATTCGGGACAGGATGCCGCCGCACTCGCGGACCCCCAGATCCAGGACTCCACCGAATCGGACGAGTCGCCCACCGCCACCGAGATCTCCTTCGATGAACATTTCTATCCGGCCCGACCGCGGGCGCTGGGCCCGCGGGCGCGGCTGAATCACCTGAGCGAGGCGCCGCCGCCGTTCGCGGCCGACGCGCGCAACCACGCCTACGTCGAGTGGCTCGAGAACATGTCGATGCTGGGCGACGCGAACAACGTGGCCCGCCAGCTGTCCGGCCAGGCGGGCATGTGGCTCAACCCGTACGCGTACCCGAACCCACGGTCGGCCGTCGACCGGGCCTCGGTCTGGTTCACCGCCTACCCGCTGTCGCTGATCTCGGCGCCCGGCCAGTCCTACCTGGCCGCCCTCGGCGAGGAGGGACTGTGGACGGCGTTCGAGCAGATCGGCGTCGAGGCCGTGCACATCGGTCCGGTCAAGCGGGCCGGCGGCATCAGCGGGTGGGACTACACCGCCAGCGTGGACGGCCATTTCGACCGGATCAGCATGGCCCTGGACCCGTTGTTCGGGACCGAGAAGGATTTCCGGGTGATGTGCGCCGAGGCCCTGGCCCATGACGGGGTGATCATCGACGACATCGTGCCCGGCCACACCGGCAAGGGGGCCGACTTCCGGCTGGCCGAGATGAACCACAAGGACTACCCGGGGATCTACCACATGGTCGACATCCCCGAGGAGGACTGGCATCTGCTGCCCGACGTGCCGCCCGGTCAGGACTCGGTCAACATCGACCAGGCCACCGAGAAGGCGTTGCAGGAAACCGGGTACATCATCGGCCAGATGCAGCGGGTGATCTTCTACGAGCCGGGGGTCAAGGAGACCAACTGGAGCGCGACCCGGGCCGTCCGGGACACCACCGGCAAGTTCCGGCGGTGGGTGTACCTGCACTATTTCAAGTCCGGCCAACCGTCGATCAACTGGCTGGACCCGACCTGCTCGGGCATGCGGCTCGTGCTGGGCGATGCCATGCACTCGCTGGTCGACCTGGGCTCGGCCGGACTCCGCCTGGACGCCAACGGCTTCCTGGGCGTGGAGAAGAGCGCCGAGGAGCAGCCGGCCTGGTCCGAGGGGCACCCGCTCTCGCAGGCGGCGAACCAGCTCATCGGCAGCATGGTCCGCAAGGTCGGCGGGTTCACCTTCCAGGAACTGAACCTGACGATGGACGACATCAAGGCCACCTCCAAGGACGGCCCCGACCTGTCCTACGACTTCGTCACCCGGCCGGCGTACCACCACGCCTTCGTCACCGGCGACACCGGATTCCTGCGGCTGACCCTGCGGGAGGCCATGAAGATCGGCATCGATCAGGCCTCGCTGGTCCACGCCCTGCAGAATCACGACGAGATGACCTACGAGCTGGTTCATTTCGCCACCAAGCACAAGGACGAGACCTACACCCTGGGCGGTCGCGAGTTCCTGGGCTCCGATCTGGCCGAGCACATCCGGCAGACGCTGCGGGACAAGATCACCGAACCGGCGGCGTCCTACAACCTGGTGTTCACCCAGAACGGCATCGCCTGCACCACCGCGTCGATCATCGCCGCCACCCAGGGTCTGGCCGACCCGGCCGCGGCCACCGACGAGCAGGTCGAGCAGATCCGGCGCGGCCACCTGCTGCTGGCCATGTTCAACGCGCTGCAGCCCGGGGTCTTCGCCCTCTCCGGCTGGGACCTGGCCGGCAACGTCACGCTCGACCCGGCGCAGGTGCAGAGCCTGATCCGGGAGGGTGACACCCGCTGGATCCACCGCGGCGCGCACGATCTGATGGGGGCCAACCCCGCGGCCACGGCGTCCACCTCGGGCATGCCCAAGGCCCGCAGCCTCTATGGCAGCCTGCCCGACCAGCTCGCCGACCCGGCGTCCTTCGCCCGGCAGCTGGGCCGGGTCCTGGCGGTGCGCAAGCAGCTGGGCATCGCCACCGGGGCCCTGCTGGAGGTCATCGAGGCCGCCGATCCGGAGGTGTTGGCGATGGTCAACTGGACGGCCAGCGGCCTGATCCAGTTGACCGTCTTGAACTTCTCCGGCACCGATCTGGTGGCCGAGATCGCCTCCGACCACCTGGAACCGGGCTGCGCCGTGGTCGACGGCCTGGACGAGAGCTACCGGGCCGTGGTCGACGCCGACCGGCACCTGTCCGTCCCGCTGGCCGCGTACCAGGGCCGGGCCCTGGTGGTCGAGCCGGCCGCGGCCCCGAGCGAGTCCGCGCCCGTCAGCGGGTAG
- a CDS encoding propionyl-CoA synthetase, which translates to MGVYERIRQASLDDPETFWLDAAGALDWSVRPARALDGSAAPFYRWFPDGELNVCANALDRHVEAGRGEQAALIYDSPVTGTVTTRTYRELRDEVARFAGVLRDLGVGRGDRVVVYLPMIPEAAVAMLACARIGAIHSVVFGGFAPRELAARIDDARPRVIVSASCGIEVNRVLEYKPLLDQAIELAGHKPEHCVIRQRPQATAAMGERDVDWAAAMQAATPADPVPVRSTDPLYILYTSGTTGKPKGVVRDSGGYAVALAWSMRGIYDVGPGEVMFTASDVGWVVGHSYIVYGPLLAGATTVLYEGKPVGTPDAGQFWRVVADHRVKSLFTAPTAFRAIRKADPDGAFVGKYDVSSLKYLFLAGERLDPETYRWAGELLGIPVIDHWWQTETGWAIVADPAGVELLPIKAGSPTRPMPGWDVRILDPSGAPMPAGEDGAIAIRLPLPPGALPTLWGDDERYRRSYLDTYPGFYLTGDGGHIDQDGYLFVMGRTDDVINVAGHRLSTGGMEEVLAGHPDVAECAVIGVADVLKGQVPRGFVVLKAGVDRDPAVVEAELVARVRDQIGAVAALREVSVVPALPKTRSGKILRRTMRQIADGVEAPVPSTIDDASVLDTLRPVLRTASG; encoded by the coding sequence ATGGGCGTGTACGAGCGGATCCGGCAGGCGAGCCTGGACGATCCGGAGACCTTCTGGCTCGACGCGGCCGGCGCCCTGGACTGGTCCGTCCGGCCGGCCCGGGCGCTGGACGGCTCGGCCGCCCCGTTCTACCGCTGGTTTCCGGACGGCGAGCTGAACGTGTGCGCCAACGCCCTGGACCGGCACGTCGAGGCGGGTCGGGGCGAGCAGGCGGCGCTCATTTACGACAGCCCGGTCACCGGCACCGTGACCACCCGTACCTACCGCGAACTGCGGGACGAGGTGGCGCGCTTCGCCGGGGTGCTGCGCGACCTCGGCGTGGGCCGGGGCGACCGGGTCGTGGTGTACCTGCCGATGATCCCGGAGGCGGCGGTGGCCATGCTGGCCTGCGCCCGGATCGGTGCGATCCACTCGGTGGTCTTCGGCGGGTTCGCGCCCCGCGAGCTGGCGGCCCGGATCGACGACGCGCGCCCGCGGGTGATCGTCTCCGCCTCCTGCGGGATCGAGGTGAACCGGGTCCTGGAGTACAAGCCGCTGCTGGACCAGGCCATCGAGCTGGCCGGGCACAAGCCGGAGCACTGCGTGATCCGGCAACGCCCGCAGGCCACCGCCGCGATGGGCGAGCGTGACGTCGACTGGGCGGCGGCGATGCAGGCCGCGACGCCGGCCGACCCGGTTCCGGTCCGGTCCACCGACCCGCTGTACATCCTCTACACCTCCGGTACGACCGGCAAACCCAAGGGCGTCGTGCGCGACAGTGGCGGCTACGCGGTGGCGCTGGCCTGGTCGATGCGCGGCATCTACGACGTCGGGCCCGGCGAGGTGATGTTCACCGCCTCCGATGTCGGGTGGGTGGTCGGCCACTCCTACATCGTCTACGGACCGCTGCTGGCCGGCGCGACCACGGTGCTCTACGAGGGCAAGCCGGTGGGAACGCCGGATGCGGGCCAGTTCTGGCGGGTGGTCGCCGACCACCGGGTGAAGAGCCTGTTCACCGCGCCGACCGCATTCCGGGCCATCCGCAAGGCCGATCCGGACGGCGCCTTCGTCGGCAAGTACGACGTGTCGAGCCTGAAATATCTGTTCCTGGCGGGCGAGCGGCTCGATCCGGAGACCTACCGGTGGGCCGGCGAGCTGCTGGGCATCCCGGTGATTGACCACTGGTGGCAGACCGAGACCGGGTGGGCCATTGTGGCCGATCCGGCCGGCGTCGAACTGCTGCCGATCAAGGCGGGCTCGCCGACCCGGCCGATGCCCGGCTGGGATGTGCGGATCCTCGACCCGTCCGGGGCGCCGATGCCGGCCGGCGAGGACGGCGCGATCGCCATCAGGCTGCCGCTGCCGCCCGGGGCGCTGCCCACCCTGTGGGGCGACGACGAGCGGTACCGGCGCTCGTACCTGGACACCTACCCGGGGTTCTATCTGACCGGTGACGGCGGGCACATCGACCAGGACGGCTACCTGTTCGTGATGGGCCGGACCGACGACGTGATCAACGTGGCCGGGCATCGGCTGTCGACCGGCGGCATGGAGGAGGTGCTGGCCGGGCATCCGGATGTGGCCGAGTGCGCGGTGATCGGGGTCGCCGACGTGCTCAAGGGACAGGTGCCGCGGGGGTTCGTGGTGCTCAAGGCCGGGGTCGATCGTGACCCGGCGGTCGTCGAGGCCGAGCTGGTCGCCCGGGTTCGGGACCAGATCGGCGCCGTCGCCGCCCTCCGGGAGGTGTCGGTGGTGCCGGCCCTGCCCAAGACCCGATCGGGCAAGATCCTGCGCCGCACGATGCGGCAGATCGCCGACGGCGTCGAGGCACCCGTCCCGTCCACCATCGACGACGCGAGCGTGCTGGACACGCTGCGGCCCGTGCTGCGGACCGCGAGCGGCTGA
- a CDS encoding DUF4188 domain-containing protein translates to MAHPDTRRMTHRHDGPLVVFHIGMTINRWHRPDLWWPTFAAMPGMLAELAKDPDSGLLGYRMLIGRRGPTLIQYWESTEKLYAYAGDPTAQHRPAWAAYNRRARRANGAVGVFHETYMVDRAESIYVDTPTMGLAAATRSVPVGPRSDQARQRLAAGTTATLSRPDGP, encoded by the coding sequence ATGGCCCACCCGGACACCCGGCGGATGACCCACCGACACGACGGCCCGCTGGTCGTCTTCCACATCGGCATGACGATCAACCGCTGGCATCGACCCGATCTGTGGTGGCCGACCTTTGCGGCCATGCCGGGCATGCTGGCCGAGCTGGCCAAGGATCCGGACTCCGGCCTGCTGGGGTACCGGATGCTGATCGGCCGGCGTGGGCCGACGCTGATCCAGTACTGGGAATCGACCGAGAAGCTGTACGCCTACGCCGGTGACCCCACCGCGCAGCACCGGCCGGCGTGGGCCGCCTACAACCGGCGCGCCCGCCGGGCCAACGGGGCGGTCGGCGTCTTCCACGAGACCTACATGGTCGATCGGGCCGAATCGATCTATGTCGACACCCCGACGATGGGGCTGGCGGCCGCGACCCGGAGCGTGCCGGTGGGTCCCCGGTCGGACCAGGCGCGGCAGCGCCTGGCCGCCGGGACCACGGCCACGCTCAGCCGGCCCGACGGGCCGTGA